The Zeugodacus cucurbitae isolate PBARC_wt_2022May chromosome 4, idZeuCucr1.2, whole genome shotgun sequence genome includes the window TGAATGAATAAAGTTTTAGTGACTATGCAATTCATACTTCTTCTGGAAAACTAAATACAAAGTTATATCTACAAAGCTTTAAGTTCATTTCATAATGTCATCATTTCATAAGatgtaaaatttcatttgtaaACTCTGTCGagattttaactttaaatcaCAGGAGTGATGATCTCAAGTATTTCGGTGTTATTATCATAACTTGACTTCAacacttgtacataaaataaatattttaatttcttaatcaGTCATTAATTCATGCAAATCCGATAACTAATATTGAATATCTTACACCTTTTCTAAATTTATACATTCTATCTTCGCATATGCATTTCAGCTTTCTCAGTTAAAACTTAATCGACTTACCTTCAACCAATCCAAACTCGATGCTATCCAGTTTGGATCTTGATCCTCTATAACGCCCTTATCGTCATCAAAAGATGGTTTTGAGTAATTCATACTGTTGTTTTGATCGTTTTCCGTCACTAGCAGCGATGTGTAATGATTGACGCCGAAGAAGTCCGCTGTTCCGCGTATACGACGCACTTCTTCAGCTGTGAATTCCGGCAAACGCGAACGAGTGAATCCTTGCTCTTTGCTCAAATTGCCAATACGATCGATCATGACTTGTGGATAATTTCCATCCTTCGAGAATATCGGGTGCGCAAACCAACCTATATAGAATTGCAAAGCACGATCGGTCGCTAATCGATCGTCCTCCGAATCGGTTTTCGGTTCCATCCATGTTGAGTACACAGTAATACCGATTTTGCCTTTCTGTAATTCCTGATACTGGTCACGATATATATGTACCGCTTCGGCATGTGCCTTGAGCAAGTTGTGTGCACATAGATAGATTGGAATTCCGGGATAATTATATGAGGGCGCCAAGTAATCACGGCCATAGCCCAAATCACATATCTGCCAAGGTTCATTGATCGTTGtccaaattttaacacgatCGCCATACGTCTCGAACAGCAGACGTGCATAGTCTTTATATACGGGTATAATTTCGGGATTGGTCCAACCACCCAATTCTTGTAGACGTTGCGGCAGCTCCCAGTGATAGATTGTGACCATTGGTGTGATGTTATAATGGAGCAGCTCGTTAATCAGATCGTTGTAGTAACGAATACCTTCACTATTTACGTCATTCATATAGCCGCCGGGCAGAATGCGAGGCCATGAGATGGAAAAtcgatacatatttacatttagttCGCGTAACATTTGCACATCGCGACGCCACTGTGTGGAGGAGAACAGATAATTAGATTGTTATAAATTTGATAAGAATATCTAAATAAGAAGTTTATATTGATGTTTCACAAAAAATAGACATTCCGGTTGATAATGAAAAGATAACTCAGAATACAATGAAACCACGCAGTCTGATGTTTTATCGACGTTTCTTTAATTAGAGACATTTTCTGATGactttcattttgtatttttatactctcgcaataagttgctaagagagtattatagttttgttcacataacggttgtttataagtccTTAAACTAAACGGGTTAGATagaaggttatatataccaaagtaattcagtaaggaaaaccaacagaagccttaaatttcattataaagaaggcacagaagagctgcattcaaaattgtaaacaaaattttaaatgagcgtgattccgcccacttatgggtcaaaaaccatatctccgaaactactcgaccaatttcaattaaattcggtttgtaatatttcccttgcatcccaattatatgttgtgaaaataggccaaatcggttcacaaccacgcctacttcccatataccagaactttgaagacgatctgaatcgtttactttacaatatataaaggaagcaccagtgcagatatcggaatagaactttgcacaaatactgcatttatagtgtggcatcgctcttctaaaaatcgccaaaatcggaccctaagtattcaaggcctcatacatcgaatatgaggaccttagagcttcgaataaattttttaacgaaaatataggtgatattttgaataaattcagagggaatatttttcttctaatataatgTCTCCATGcctaaaatcgagtcataacttcacctaactcccatatacttaatattaggattttcaaactttcaatggactttataccatatatatgccgaatatgtgggtcaaattgtttgttatcttgataaaattatataaataaattgcgagagtataaaatgttcggttacacccgaacttagtccttccttacttgttttctatcACACTAGCTATCGCCTACgagataatttattttatattttgttcatgTAAATCTCTAATTACATATTATACTATGATGAGCAGACTGTCCTCCAATATACGATATTGTATATTTTACCTGATGATAACTGTCTGTTGAAATATCTCCATTTGCCTTATTAGGAATCTTTTCCGGATGAACGTGTGTTAGATGATCCCAGATTGATTCTCCTTTGCCAGATGCATTCCAGCCACCCTCAATTTGATACGATGACGAACCGACGCCCCAAAGGAAGTCGTGCGGAAATTTTCGTTCTTCTGATTCCACAGGTGAACTACTGTAAAGAGTGaagtcaaaattaaaattattggatTGTTTATCTTAAATTTTATCAATGCAATTCATCATATTTTAAGCAATTCACTtccttaaatacatatactatgtacataAAGATTAGCCTCGGCAGGGGAAGCAATTGCGCCTATCTTGAAAGCGCACAGCTGCTAGCTCTAGCAGAAAGATGATCGCATAATTCATAGAcgtaaaatgtgaaaattaccATTACATTACAAGTATTTAGCGAATTAGCAATCAAATGCACAATTTGTCCCTAAAATCGGGCAGGTGCAACGCCCACAAAGTGCAGTGAAGCGGAAATCTAAAAACTGCCATGACTAAGTCCTAATTAGGCTTCAAACGCAAAACGACGAAAAGAAACTAGTATCAATGTAAGAATTTAATAGAACTCTTACTAGCACTCAACAAATGCTCTCGAACacgctttatttttatataattgttctTAAGCACTTAGGTGGCacttaatttcttaattaatttttttataaaaataaattagcttCTGAGTTGCTTAGCAAAGAAGTTTCAACAGCTGTTGCAGGCATAAGCACAAAGCAAATTGCTAAAGTAAATATATGGTCCCTCATTGGGTTTGTCAACTgatacttaaaaaaacaattatttaacttGATTTAGATAGTGcaaataatgataattttttatactttcacaTCAAGTTGCGCAAAGTATAATTGATTTGTTCACCTAACTGTTGTTTGTTACGACTAAGGCTAATtgagtctctctctctctgtctgcCGTCCGTAAATTCGTCTgttgagatatcttaaagaaTCTTGACACACATATCCCTTGGCACTCTGGGGAGTCCAGTACTGCAAATAGGAGAAATAGgactattgccacgcccacaagaaTCCGTCAAAAATCcatatacaataataattttcgacCATCAGCCTGACTTTTTCCTTATAGACGCCTAATAATAattgatacattttttaatataaacttttACGAATACCTGAAAATGATTTCACTTCTTTGAGACTTGCAAATGTCgcaagtataaaattttcggttacacccgaacttgatCCTCCTTACTAGTTAAATTGGACACAATTCACTTGACATAATATTTGCATACTCCGCCGCTGGTAAAACCTTAAAATTAATTAGCTcaacatgtatgtaaatatgttcgtTGATAATgtagttaaattaattaatttttataattttagttgTTGTAAATGCACCTGTGCCCTGTGCTAGTACTGCATCCTCAGAAAAAATCCTTCGTCAAACACAGGATACTTACGTTGTCACACAAGCGCTCAGCGTGAGGAGGCACAAAAAGGTTATCAAATGCAGATACGATTTCTCCATACTGCTACCAGGAAGGACACTTAATTCtctttgctgttattgttatatagtatttagctAGTTCAGCAAACGTTATTTACTTGATATGTACTTTATGCTTTTTGGTAATTTCGACACTTCTAAACCGTATAAACGAATTCAATCTAGTCGATTTGCGAATTGTTTATTTTGACGATTCTTTACGCCAGACTGTAGGCGTCTGAATGACCATAACGTTTTAGGGaccttttattttaaactaactGCCGACAGCGAGTGGCCCTATCGCCACTTCACAGCTATAAAGTAACCTTTTGAACAGCGATCGTGTTAAATGTTCGTAAATCGTAAGCAGAGAGCGCAATCAATAACGACAGCAAACCTTAGAAAGGTGTTTTGAACCGTTATATTTGGGCTGtgtgttagttagttagttgtgTTACGGTTGCAAATATTAGGGGTCAGTGTTAGTTGTCCATTTGGGATGTACACTGTTATTCAACAGTGTAAAATACTGCAGATCGGACAATTAGAGAGTGACTGTTGATGTCACCGGAAGACCGTCTACATTCTAATCGCAAACcgtacttttataaaaaaaattgtttttgaaaacctTATACTGCCAACTATGCCAACAAAGAAGCAGCTGATTATAAAACTTATTATATGTgtgcgaaaaataaataaataaataagaaagcaAATCCTATATGCCAGGATCaagttttttgaaaacaaaacggaaacggttaaatataatttaagcaGTCGAAGTATTTTCAGAGCACCATAAATTTTTATAGCACAATTGGTAACTCCTTTCCACTCGTTATGTGGCAACTACCAAATCcgtttgtttttgtgattttcttttATGCTCATTCCACACGTGTTTTAATTGGGAAAAGTGTACAACGAATACTAGTcctaaatttgttaaataaaatggaattgtTTACGATAAATCGGTTAGTTTACCATGGATTGACACATAATCACTTAACTAAAGTTATATGTTCGTAGGTATACCACTGAAAAACCACAGGAAGCGAGTAAAAATGAGGAAGCCATTCTGCAGCAAATTCTTCAAAAAGTGGAAAAACGTAAAAGAAAAAAGAGCACCGTGGAATTGATTGACATTGAAGCTGGGCACGAAAAGAAGAAACCTTTGAATGATGTTATCAGTAAGGACCCAGCTATATCAGAGCTTAAGGATATCAACACAGCAGAAGTAATTGATACCGATAAAGATGTCGATCCAGTTGCTGATGATGAACCCGAAGAAAGCCATTTTCAAGTGCTCGGCGAAGATGTGGACAAAAGCAAGCCCCAAAAAGTCAATATGGTGTTGCCTTCGTGGCTGGCACATCCAACAGTAATTTCAACAACAGTTGCACCAAAAAGTGATGCAGCGTCCGATGATGCGGCCATTAACAAATTAACCTATTTAGCACCACATATACGTCATACACTTAAAGAAATGCAATTCTCCCGACTATTCCCTGTGCAAACAGCAGTGATACCATGGTTACTAGAGGCTCAAGCCAAGCCGCCACCATTCCGGCCGCGTGATATCTGTGTTTCGGCGCCTACGGGCAGTGGTAAAACACTCGCGTTTGCCATACCGGTTGTACAATTGCTGGCCAATCGTGTTGAGCGGAAGATTCGTGCATTGGTTGTGCTGCCAGTTGCTGAATTAGCATTGCAAGTGTTTAAAGTGTTTAAGAAGTTATGTGAAAAAACAGatctgtctgtttgtctgttgTCCAAAAAGTTTCCATTCGCTCAGGAGCAAGAAAAACTGGTCGAATTGTACAAGGGGCAATATTACTCCAAAGTCGATATTGTGGTGACAACACCTGGCCGATTGGTCGATCATTTGCATGCCACCAAAGGATTTTGTTTAAAAGCTCTGCGATTCCTTGTTATTGACGAAGCCGATCGTATAATGGACGCTGTTTTTCAGAATTGGCTTTATCATTTGGACGAACATGTGCGTGCTACTTCCGATCAACTGCTCTCAGGACGCGCAGCACCATTATGCTTTCGCGAATTGGAGTCCTCGTATGATACACAACCTCATAAATTACTGTTTTCAGCGACACTTTCACAAGATCCggaaaaactacaaaatttgCGATTATTCCAGCCCAAACTATTTACATCCGTACTAGCAAACTTATCGCAGGTGCAAGAAAAGTTCGCTGACGCGACAAGCAGTGAAGTGCAAAAGAGTGAGGAATTGAGACGAGGTGAATTCATTGGCAAATATACAACGCCAGCAGAGCTGTCCGAATGTTATTGCATCATAGAAAATCGTATAAAACCGCTAACGCTTTTCGCTCTGATTAACGAAAATGAATGGACCAAATTCCTATGTTTCACCAACAGTGCCGAGTCGTCGAACAGGTATATTCTCTAAATCATCCATTACAATCAACCAATTGGATAATATGTGAAAATTTCCTTTCTTAGATTGTCATTCGTACTGAATTCCTTATTTAAAGAAGACTTGGTTATACGAGAGCTGAGTGCATCCATTACACCAAAAGAGCGCGCAAATGTGTTGAGTCAATTTGCCCGTGGACGTATCAATGGGTAATATTATTAAACTACTTTCAATTCAATAGAAAtgcataaatgttttttatcggTAGTTTGGTATGTTCGGATGCATTAGCACGTGGTATAGACATACCCGATGTGGACGTCGTCATCTCTTATGATCTGCCGAGACACATAAAAACGTATATACATCGCATTGGCCGTACTGCGCGTGCCGGCAGCCCAGGCACAGCAATAACTATGCTAACACAAAAGGAACTGCAACAATTCAATGTAATATAACACTATCATAAGGATTTCTTTTAGACAGATTGTAATTAATGTTTCTGGAAACATTTCCTTTATATTACAGCATATTCTCGGAGAAGTGGGTAAAATTCTAACCAACGAAATG containing:
- the LOC105211814 gene encoding myrosinase 1; its protein translation is MEKSYLHLITFLCLLTLSACVTTSSPVESEERKFPHDFLWGVGSSSYQIEGGWNASGKGESIWDHLTHVHPEKIPNKANGDISTDSYHQWRRDVQMLRELNVNMYRFSISWPRILPGGYMNDVNSEGIRYYNDLINELLHYNITPMVTIYHWELPQRLQELGGWTNPEIIPVYKDYARLLFETYGDRVKIWTTINEPWQICDLGYGRDYLAPSYNYPGIPIYLCAHNLLKAHAEAVHIYRDQYQELQKGKIGITVYSTWMEPKTDSEDDRLATDRALQFYIGWFAHPIFSKDGNYPQVMIDRIGNLSKEQGFTRSRLPEFTAEEVRRIRGTADFFGVNHYTSLLVTENDQNNSMNYSKPSFDDDKGVIEDQDPNWIASSLDWLKVYPKGLYKLLMWMVEEYNNPPMIITENGISDNGELEDYARVDYLNSYLSAILDAIEDGANVKGYAHWSLMNSFEWKAGYTAIFGLYNVDFSHPNRTRSPKISAKVYAQICKTNTIDLSYRPTLNETQITAMTRLPEDEVVGDGTLGLISQSVQSLTLLLLFVNYILRI
- the LOC105211806 gene encoding probable ATP-dependent RNA helicase Dbp73D; protein product: MWQLPNPFVFVIFFYAHSTRVLIGKSVQRILVLNLLNKMELFTINRYTTEKPQEASKNEEAILQQILQKVEKRKRKKSTVELIDIEAGHEKKKPLNDVISKDPAISELKDINTAEVIDTDKDVDPVADDEPEESHFQVLGEDVDKSKPQKVNMVLPSWLAHPTVISTTVAPKSDAASDDAAINKLTYLAPHIRHTLKEMQFSRLFPVQTAVIPWLLEAQAKPPPFRPRDICVSAPTGSGKTLAFAIPVVQLLANRVERKIRALVVLPVAELALQVFKVFKKLCEKTDLSVCLLSKKFPFAQEQEKLVELYKGQYYSKVDIVVTTPGRLVDHLHATKGFCLKALRFLVIDEADRIMDAVFQNWLYHLDEHVRATSDQLLSGRAAPLCFRELESSYDTQPHKLLFSATLSQDPEKLQNLRLFQPKLFTSVLANLSQVQEKFADATSSEVQKSEELRRGEFIGKYTTPAELSECYCIIENRIKPLTLFALINENEWTKFLCFTNSAESSNRLSFVLNSLFKEDLVIRELSASITPKERANVLSQFARGRINGLVCSDALARGIDIPDVDVVISYDLPRHIKTYIHRIGRTARAGSPGTAITMLTQKELQQFNHILGEVGKILTNEMTVKTNYEAEYAKQYTMALQELRRKVEQDKRLQILRKERVKDNAKLAAKDPSKMSVMEKLQLQVSTQVGDIEQDKEESRMQKNNMKNNMVKRKKFNASAGKTKEIQK